The genomic window GCCTGTCGATGCGGATATAGAGGATGTCCTTGGGATCGACCTCCATGTCTATCCAGCTTCCGCGCACGGGTATGATGCGGGCGGTGTAGATGATGCGCCCCGCTGCGTGGCTCTTCCCCTTGTCGTGATCGAAGAAGACGCCGCTGGACCGATGAAGCTGGCTGACCACCACGCGCTCGGTGCCGTTGATGACGAAGGTGCCCTTGTCCGTCATTAAAGGAATCGTGCCGAAGTAGATTTCCTGCTCCTTGATGTCCCTTATGTTCTGGGTCTTCTGCTCCTTGTCCACGTCGAAAACCACCAGGCGAACGGTTATGCGCACCGGGACCTCGTAAGTCATGCCCCGGTGGACGCAGTCGTCCACGGTGTACTTGATCTCGCCGAACCGGTAGGACACGAACTCAAGGGAGGCTGTCCCGGAAAAATCACGGATAGGGAAGACCGAGTGAAAGACCGCCTGGAGCCCGATCATTTCGCGCTGTTCCGGCGGCGTGTCCATCTGCAGGTAACGCTGGTAGGATATCCGCTGCATTTCGATGAGATTGGGGATATCGACTATCCTTGATATCTTTCCGAAACTCTTGCGAATGCGTTTGCCCAAAAGCGTCGTGGAGGACATGGCTTACCCCGAAGTGTGCTTCGGCGAAAAAACCGCCGAAACGTAAGACGTTTCCGGAACCTGACAGGCGAAGGCTCTTCGCGTTTTCGCCAGGAAAAAAGCGAGCGTTCCATGCGCCCGGGTTCCGGTTCAGACAGCGGTGGAATCAATGCAATAATCGCCCCCCGTAGGTACACGCCCCCCCGAAGAAAGAAAACTTTCGGAAACGACCCTTAACCCCGGAAAACGATCCTGTATGCGACTGATCCTGTTAACAGCCCGTTGAAAAAGGCTGAACGTGAAGCCTGGCTATCAATTTCGATATCCGCGAAAAAATGCATGGCGCATGAAAAGCCAAGAGTCACGCGTACTTAATGTGCGTGGCGGAATTGGCTTTGAAGTGCAACGACGCAGTTCGCGTTTTCAGACAGGCTGTTGAACGAAAAAACAGGCAACGGGAAGCGAGGCCGAGTGGCTCCGCTTCCCGTTGCCTGAAAAACGGACTATTTGATCTCTATCGTTGCTCCGGCCTCAACCAGCTGGGCCTTGACCTTCTCGGCCTCTTCCTTGGAGATGCCTTCCTTCACCGGCTTGGGCGCTTCCTCAACCAGGGCCTTGGCTTCTTTCAGGCCAAGACCGGTGAGGGCGCGCACTTCCTTGATCACGTTGATCTTCTTGTCGCCACAACCGGTCAGGATCACGTCGAACTCGGTCTTTTCCTCAACCGGAGCGGCGGTGGCGGCAGCGGCGGGGCCGGCCATCATGGCCACGGGAGCGGCGGCGGAAACGCCCCACTTTTCCTCAAGGTCCTTCACGAGTTCGGAGATTTCGAGAACGGTGAGACCGGAAAGGTACGCAATGACTTCTTCTTTGGTTACTGCCATGGGAATCCTCCTAGCTTATCATGTTAAGGGGCGACAAAAACGCCGCCTCCTTCAATCCTTTGGGGGGAAACGGCCTCGTCAGGCGGCTTCCTGTTCCATTTTTTCCTTGGCGGCGTTCAAAACGTTCAGCATGCTCTGGGGAACCGCTGCCAAAAGCCTCACGAACTTTTCCGGAACCGCGTTCAGCACTCCCAGGAACTGGGCCTGCATGACCGGCAGAGGCGGCATTTCGGAGAGGGCCTTCACGCCTTCGGCGGTCATGGGCTTCCCGGAAAGCATGGCTCCCTTGATGGTGAACACCTTTTCGTTCTGGGCCGCAAAGGTGGCCAGAGCCTTGGCGGCGGCGACCGGGTCGGCGTAGCACAGGGCTACGGCGCAGGGTCCCTTGAAATGCTCCGACATGGCGATGACGCCGGTTCCAGCGGATGCGCGCAGCAAAAGGGTGTTCTTGACTACCTGATAGTC from Deltaproteobacteria bacterium includes these protein-coding regions:
- the rplL gene encoding 50S ribosomal protein L7/L12 → MAVTKEEVIAYLSGLTVLEISELVKDLEEKWGVSAAAPVAMMAGPAAAATAAPVEEKTEFDVILTGCGDKKINVIKEVRALTGLGLKEAKALVEEAPKPVKEGISKEEAEKVKAQLVEAGATIEIK
- a CDS encoding 50S ribosomal protein L10, producing MKKSDKEKVVEALHEKASRATFAAVTDFRGMDVARMDTLRISLREAGVDYQVVKNTLLLRASAGTGVIAMSEHFKGPCAVALCYADPVAAAKALATFAAQNEKVFTIKGAMLSGKPMTAEGVKALSEMPPLPVMQAQFLGVLNAVPEKFVRLLAAVPQSMLNVLNAAKEKMEQEAA